The sequence below is a genomic window from Cygnus olor isolate bCygOlo1 chromosome 7, bCygOlo1.pri.v2, whole genome shotgun sequence.
GGCTCGCTCTGCACGAGGAGGATTCCCAGAGCAGGTGAGGGCTGCGCTCCAGTCACCCACACTCTGGGAGGAGGAACAGAACTCGTCTTTGCTGCAGAGAGGGGCGGTGGAGGCACGGGTGTAAAAGCAAAGGGTTAAACCAGTAGTTTGTGGTCTGAAAATTAGAAAGTCTGGGCCCGCAGTGCAGGGGGCTCTGCGCTGCTAGCCAGTAGCATGAAAAAGGCAGATTGCTGAGAAATGGTTTTCTGGAGGCACCTTCTGGCCCACACCGTTGCAGGTGGTGTACAAGCAGCTCAGGGTTTGCATTGCTTACGTTACCCCCCTCTGTTCTCTTCCCTCCTGGCAGCGAAGCAGCGATGGAGGCAGCTGGATCTCTGGCCCCCATCTACCCAGAGGTTTTCTCCGGGCGCATGGTGCCCAGGCTCGGGGAGGAGCTGCGGTCAGGtaggggtggtggtgggaaggGAACGACTTCGGGTGTTGGGGTGAAGCCGTGAGGCCGTGCCGCATGGCACAGGTCCATCCATGGCTGGCCTTGTCGTGAAATTCCCAGCACAAGTGCTGCGGTGCTGGCACGGGGAGGGCTGTGTCTGGGGATTGCAGCTGGCATTGCCCTCGAGGAGCTGCCCGGCCGTGCTCTGGGCAGGGAGCCTCGGGCTTGGCTTGGGGTGGTCCTTCCGAGCTTCTGCACCCCATCTGCCCCGGCACAGGCTGGGCCCTGAACGTCCTTGGGCTAGGGAGCCTGGGTGCCACCCTGACGCCCCTCTGAGGTGTGCGTTCCCTTCAGAGCGGGACGAGGAGAGATCCCTGGACCTCCGCTCTCTGCGGCAGCGCTGCCTGCAGGCCCTGGCAGCTGTGTCCACACACACCAGCATCGTGAGGGAGACCGTCCCCgtcctgctgcagcatctccgGCAGGTGCAGAAAGGTAACGCAGCGGGCGGCTCTGCACAGCGCGGCCGGGCAGGAGCTGGGTTTCTTGCTCCTGGTGGCTGCCCTGGGGCGCTGCTGGCACcgagggggggggcgggtgcAGCGGCTGCGCGGCGTGACGGTGACCGTGCCCCGCAGGGAGCGAGGCCGGCAGCGCCCGAGAGGTGGTCTCCGCGTGCCAGAGCCTGCACCGCGTGgccctgcagtgccagcaggaCGCGGAGGGCTGCTGGTACTTCCACCAGGCGGCGGTGCCCTGTCTGCTGGCCACGGCCGTGCTGGCTGCCATGCAAGGTAGGCGCGGCGCTGGAGCCCCGGCGGGGACGGCGGCGGCTCCCTGGGGCCCTGCagagcgctgctgctgccgcccgccGGCAGGCGCGGGCACTGcgggccctgctgccccctgccagaggcagagctgcGGTGGGCAGCGCCACGTCCCTTTCCTCCTGCCGTCTGCAGAGAGCGCCCACCCGCTCCTGGGCAAGGCGCTGCTGGAGGAGGACGTGCTGGCTGCCATGGTCCCCGTGATCAGCGCTGCCACCACCCACCTCAGCCCTGAGTGAGTAGTGCTGGCGTGGGACACGGGGCAGGCTGCAttcccctctgctgctccaCGGGGGAGGTCCTGTGCCTCCGGGGAGTTCTCTGGTGATGCTCCCAGAGCAGCACGTTGCAATGTCTCCTTCCTCCTAGGCTGGCTGCCCAGAGCGTGTCTCACGTGGTGCCCCTCTTCCTGGATGGAGAGGTTTCCTTCCTGCCCCAGAACAGTTTCCCTtgctccttccagccctttgCGGTGCGTcgggcgctggggctggggcactgAACAGGGGCAGGAAGTGAGGGTGTGGGCAcaggctgccagcagggacCGTGGTTGATGTGGGCGCTGTTTTTCCCCCACAGGAGGGGGAGTGCTTGGAGGCACAGAGACGCCTGGTCGCCCTCCTCATGGCCTTCGTTTGCTCCTTGCCTCGCAACGTAAGTTGGTGGGGAGAAGGGTCCTGGTTGAGCACCATCCTGTCCAGATCCACCGCAAGCTCCATGGGCAGAGGAAGGGAGCAGCTACGGACCCAGGCTGTGACACgctctgtctctctctcagGTGGCAATCCCTCAGCAGGAACGGTTGCTCCGGGAGCTGCTGGcgctgagctgctcctgcaaCTGCCCCTTCACGGCCACCACGGCCGCCAAGTGCTTCGCGGGGCTGGTGAACAAGCACCCAGCGGGTAAGGGTGCTGGGCAGGGTGTGCGGGTCCCTGCACAGTGATGGCAGGGCAATGGCTCAGCCTGTCCCCTCTgtgtccccagggcagcagctggatgAGATCCTGCAGCTTGCAGTGAACAGGATGGAGCCTGGCCTTGCAGAGGGGCCCCGCCGAGTGCAGGCGCTcaccctgctgctctgggtAAGGCCTGCCCTGCGCGTGGGAGAGGGCTCCCCCCTCCGAGGGGCAGCGTGGTGCTgactctgctctgcctgcacagGTGACCAAAGCCCTGGTGCTGCGCTACCACCCCCTGAGCTCCCACCTGACGGACAAGGTAGGCAGCAGTGAGGCCGGGTGCTCCTGGAGGAGCCCGCCTGCTCCCCCCGTGCCCCTGGCTGCGGGCACCCCGTCTCAGCGCTCTCTCTCTCGCAGCTGCTGGGCCTGCTGGGCGACGTGGAGCTGGGCCCCGCTGCGGCCGATGGCTTCTCCCTGCTCATGGCCGAGTCCCCGGACGTGCTGCACAAGGGCTGCCACGCCGACGTGCGCATCATGTTCCGCCAGCGCTTCTTCACTGACAACGTGCCCAAGCTGGTGCAGGGCTTCCACGGGGCTGGCCCCGGTGAGagctggccccagccccgccaccCAGTGCCCCCTTACCCCGGGGGTCTGAGCCAGCGTCCTCTCCTTCCTGCCCGTAACCGTCTCTGCCCTCCGCAGACGTGAAGGCCAACTACCTGAAGGGGCTGTCCCACGTGCTCAACCACCTTCCCAAGCCCGTGCTGGTGACAGAGCTACCCACGGTGAGAGCCAGCCCCAGCGGGGGGACCGTGGCAGTGCACAGACCCCACAGCTGGGAGCCGCTCACATCTCCTGTGTCCTCCACCCCCCCCGCAGCTGCTTTCCCTCCTGCTTGAGGCCTTGTCCTGCTCGGACCGCGTGGTGCAGCTCTCCACCCTGAGCTGCCTCCAGCCGCTGCTGCTCGAAGCTCCCCAGATCATGAGCCTTCACGTCGACACGCTGGTCACCAAGTTCctcagcctcacctccagccccgCCATGGTGGGTGCACCCCTCTCCTACACGGTGCTCCCCGTTCCTGCGCCCCTGTCCCCTCCGTCCCCTCACCCCTGTCTGTTGCAGGCTGTCCGCATCGCTGCCCTGCGCTGCGCCCACGCGCTCACCAGCCTGCCCACAATAGTGGTAagtgctcctgcagagcccgctgcctgcccctgcGGGTGTGCGGGGGGCTCCCAGGCCTCctggggggcacccagcaccccggcACCCTCACTAAGAGCCGTCTCTCTCCTACAGCTGCTCCCCTACAAGGCCAGAGTGATCCGGGCGCTGGCCAAGCCTTTGGATGACAAGAAGAGGCTGGTGCGGAAGGAGGCGGTAGCAGCACGGGGGGAATGGTAAgcgggtgctgctggagctgggaaggagctggggtgtTGGGGACGTGGCTCAGCACCGTCTCTGTCCCCTCAGGTTCCTGGTGGGGAGCCCGGGCAGGTGAGCGCCCCGCATCCCCCCCCTGTGCTGGCCGACAATCTGACggggatgctgctgccctgccaagCCGTGCAACTGACGCCACGGGCACAGCCTCCCTCGGAGCTGGTACTGCCTGGAGCGTGGGGGCCAGCAGACAGCGACAccccggcaccccccccccatcttCCCCGCGCCCGCAGGAGGGAAGGACTCGTGCTGCTTGTGGCTTGCCTGCAGCCAGGGACAGTGCTGGACAGACTCGCCCTGCGTGAAGGGAGAGGGCAGGCCTGTGCACACGGGTGCGGTGTGCAGCAACCCCTCTGCAAGAGGAATAAACGTCTGTTTTGGTAACGCTGTGAGGGATCTCAGGGCAGCCCGGGCTGGGACTCCAGTGTCCTTCCCAGCCATTGCACAGCTAAAGGTGCTGGGTGCAGGCCCTTACTCCTCTTTACTCACTGGGGAATCACCggcctccctctcctcccctgcccctaGACTGCTGTGCCCCCCACCACAGAAAAGagcccttaaaaacaaaacaaaaacacatttattggATGGTCTTAAAAAGCCCGCCTGGGGAGCAGGTAAGTCATCGTCTGCCCCCAAGCCTGCTGGAAGCTGAGCTGGGCCCCGGACCCGTGCACGGCGAGGGCGGCACCTCCAGCTACACCAGGgcgcagcagctctgccccttcccccggggccgcccgcagcccccgagGTGCCGGAGAGCAGGCGTCCAGGCGCCGACCGAGTGCAAAGAGCTTCCCAGGGCTCTGGCTCCGGCCGGGGTCAGCGGTGCGTGCCAGCACCCGCCTGCCAGCACCCCCGGGGCCGGAACAGAGCCGCGGTGGTGGGTTTGGGTCCCCTCGTGCTCCCCTGCCGGCGGGGAGGGACGTGTCTGCGGCACCCAGGCCTCAGATGGCCAGGAGCGGCTCGCGCACGCAGgggggcagctcccagctcagGCCCGTTCCGTGCGGCAGGTGAGGAGAGGGCAGCAGGACGCGGGTGAGCCAGTGCCTGTGGAGAGAGAAAGCTGAGGTCTCGGCACTGGGGAGCGGAGCCggggctgtcagcagcagcGAGGAGCGCGAGCCCGTGTCCCTCGGGTGCCGTGACAGCCTCCCTGCCCGCAGAGGTGGGTGAAaggggggctggcagggggccAGGCGCTGTCCTGctcacccccagcacccccacccGCTGCTGTGCCACCACCTTCCCACACAGGGGCTTTACCTGGGCACGTCCACGCCCAGAAACACCTTCCAGTTGTCCCAGCTGCCGTAACTGTAGGGGTTTCTGAACACCTGCACGTTAGGGAGATGCACATCAGGTCCGGCTCTGCCCGGCTGGCCCTCCCGCCCCAGGGGCTGCGCTCACCTTGCCTTTCTTTTGCAGTCGCTGCCTCTCCTTCTTGTTGATGTGCCTCTCGATGCTGGTTTCCCCGCGGGTAATGAGGGCAGCGTGCCACAGCGTGAGGGCACCCAGGGCCAAGGCTACTGAGCTGGGAACAGCAAGGCACAGCAGGTTGCACGTAACACCCTCACTAGTGTCAGGGGCTGCGGCTGCCTCCCTGAGTCTCATCCTGTGCCAGGGGCCTGAAATTGCTCCTCCGGAGGcccaagagccagcagggcagggatATCTGTGCTAGAGCGAGGCAGCGTGGCCCAGGGGAGGTGGAGTGCGAGGGCCGGTGCATGGCAGCACTGCAGCGGGCCGCACTCTGCGTCCTGCAGCACCCTCGCGCCCAGCCCGTGCCCCGTTACCTGCACAGGACCCAGAGGTAGACCACGCTCTTGTGGAAGGCTCGCTGGCGGAAGGAGAAGGTGGGCGGCGGGGTCTGGTAGTACGTCTGCGAAAGGACAGAGGAGGTGGGTCACCCCGGCTGCTCGACAGCGCGAAGCCGGGCAGGGACCGCTGTGCCCCTCGCTGACGCGGGGATCAGGCGGCTGGAGAGGGCTGGAGCCAGAACCAACACAACAGCCAGGGCGACGGGGAGGCAGCCCGACAGCCACGAGACAGACGGACACCACCCGAGAGCTGGCACGTGAGTGACGAGCAGGGGGGGGTGGAGGTAGGGGGGCAGGTCACCGCACCGCGCAGCGGTGATGCTGGGGGGGAGAGGCGTACCcgctgctgcttccccaggagagcagggccTGAGCAGCACGtgccaagcagctgctgcccgAGGCTGCTGCCGCCACCAGCCAAAGCCCCTGGAAAAGCTCGGTGCGCAGGGAAGCAGGCCCCTAACTGCTGgaggcagtgcctgcagcagagccgCCCAGCCAGCCCCGGCTCTGTGACCCCGTGAGACAAGCAGGGGGGCTGGTGCCGGCCGCAGGCTGCACCTCGAGAGCAGGAcccagcctgcagggcagctctgccccgcgctgcctggagcagctggggagcagggatgTCCCACCTGGTTGGCAGCCACCTGCAGTCTCTCCTTCTCAAGCAGTTTCATTCTCTAGGGGGATGGAAAACAGGGCACCAGTTACATGGCTCGGAGGGGAGGGCTCTTTCCCCTCAAACCTCACCGGACCAGGGCAGCACGGGCCTcgcaggaggagggagaaggggagcaaAGTCACTGCGACACCAGGGCTGGTCCAGCCCTGTTCTGCAAGCTCAGCCCGGGGAGCCCAGGCAGCCTCTGAGCACGCTAGCGCTTC
It includes:
- the MMS19 gene encoding MMS19 nucleotide excision repair protein homolog isoform X3, giving the protein MAAAAGGAGAERLGGLVRDAAGGQQDGPAAEVAAGVKDGSWTVLQLVEALGSCLENADPRTRARGIQLLSQVLLECRSLLQEKEVLHLVLFYENRLQDHHLVIPSVLQGLRALSMCEVLAPGLAVSVLKAIFQEVHVQSLLQLDRHTVYSIITNFMVTREEELKGLGADFTFGFIQVMDGEKDPRNLLVAFQIVRDLIAKNYALGPFVEELFEVTSCYFPIDFTPPPNDPHGIQREDLILSLRAVLASTPQFAEFLLPLLIEKMDSDLQSAKLDSLQTLTACCAIYGQKELQEFLPSLWSSLRREVFQTASEKVEAECLTALHALSACLSRSVLSSDAEDLLDSFLSSILQDCRHHLCEPDMKLVWPSAKLLQAAAGASLRTYHRLTHSVLPLLLEQYTKHSQSSQRRTILEMLLGFLELQQKWGRVEEDESALLSLRAPVCSVVFSALTDPSVQLQLVGIRALTVLGSLQGFLSPSDLELVVDHLIRLALHEEDSQSSEAAMEAAGSLAPIYPEVFSGRMVPRLGEELRSERDEERSLDLRSLRQRCLQALAAVSTHTSIVRETVPVLLQHLRQVQKGSEAGSAREVVSACQSLHRVALQCQQDAEGCWYFHQAAVPCLLATAVLAAMQESAHPLLGKALLEEDVLAAMVPVISAATTHLSPELAAQSVSHVVPLFLDGEVSFLPQNSFPCSFQPFAEGECLEAQRRLVALLMAFVCSLPRNVAIPQQERLLRELLALSCSCNCPFTATTAAKCFAGLVNKHPAGQQLDEILQLAVNRMEPGLAEGPRRVQALTLLLWVTKALVLRYHPLSSHLTDKLLGLLGDVELGPAAADGFSLLMAESPDVLHKGCHADVRIMFRQRFFTDNVPKLVQGFHGAGPDVKANYLKGLSHVLNHLPKPVLVTELPTLLSLLLEALSCSDRVVQLSTLSCLQPLLLEAPQIMSLHVDTLVTKFLSLTSSPAMAVRIAALRCAHALTSLPTIVLLPYKARVIRALAKPLDDKKRLVRKEAVAARGEWFLVGSPGR
- the MMS19 gene encoding MMS19 nucleotide excision repair protein homolog isoform X1 is translated as MAAAAGGAGAERLGGLVRDAAGGQQDGPAAEVAAGVKDGSWTVLQLVEALGSCLENADPRTRARGIQLLSQVLLECRSLLQEKEVLHLVLFYENRLQDHHLVIPSVLQGLRALSMCEVLAPGLAVSVLKAIFQEVHVQSLLQLDRHTVYSIITNFMVTREEELKGLGADFTFGFIQVMDGEKDPRNLLVAFQIVRDLIAKNYALGPFVEELFEVTSCYFPIDFTPPPNDPHGIQREDLILSLRAVLASTPQFAEFLLPLLIEKMDSDLQSAKLDSLQTLTACCAIYGQKELQEFLPSLWSSLRREVFQTASEKVEAECLTALHALSACLSRSVLSSDAEDLLDSFLSSILQDCRHHLCEPDMKLVWPSAKLLQAAAGASLRTYHRLTHSVLPLLLEQYTKHSQSSQRRTILEMLLGFLELQQKWGRVEEDESALLSLRAPVCSVVFSALTDPSVQLQLVGIRALTVLGSLQGFLSPSDLELVVDHLIRLALHEEDSQSSEAAMEAAGSLAPIYPEVFSGRMVPRLGEELRSERDEERSLDLRSLRQRCLQALAAVSTHTSIVRETVPVLLQHLRQVQKGSEAGSAREVVSACQSLHRVALQCQQDAEGCWYFHQAAVPCLLATAVLAAMQGRRGAGAPAGTAAAPWGPAERCCCRPPAGAGTAGPAAPCQRQSCGGQRHVPFLLPSAESAHPLLGKALLEEDVLAAMVPVISAATTHLSPELAAQSVSHVVPLFLDGEVSFLPQNSFPCSFQPFAEGECLEAQRRLVALLMAFVCSLPRNVAIPQQERLLRELLALSCSCNCPFTATTAAKCFAGLVNKHPAGQQLDEILQLAVNRMEPGLAEGPRRVQALTLLLWVTKALVLRYHPLSSHLTDKLLGLLGDVELGPAAADGFSLLMAESPDVLHKGCHADVRIMFRQRFFTDNVPKLVQGFHGAGPDVKANYLKGLSHVLNHLPKPVLVTELPTLLSLLLEALSCSDRVVQLSTLSCLQPLLLEAPQIMSLHVDTLVTKFLSLTSSPAMAVRIAALRCAHALTSLPTIVLLPYKARVIRALAKPLDDKKRLVRKEAVAARGEWFLVGSPGR
- the MMS19 gene encoding MMS19 nucleotide excision repair protein homolog isoform X2 gives rise to the protein MAAAAGGAGAERLGGLVRDAAGGQQDGPAAEVAAGVKDGSWTVLQLVEALGSCLENADPRTRARGIQLLSQVLLECRSLLQEKEVLHLVLFYENRLQDHHLVIPSVLQGLRALSMCEVLAPGLAVSVLKAIFQEVHVQSLLQLDRHTVYSIITNFMVTREEGPFVEELFEVTSCYFPIDFTPPPNDPHGIQREDLILSLRAVLASTPQFAEFLLPLLIEKMDSDLQSAKLDSLQTLTACCAIYGQKELQEFLPSLWSSLRREVFQTASEKVEAECLTALHALSACLSRSVLSSDAEDLLDSFLSSILQDCRHHLCEPDMKLVWPSAKLLQAAAGASLRTYHRLTHSVLPLLLEQYTKHSQSSQRRTILEMLLGFLELQQKWGRVEEDESALLSLRAPVCSVVFSALTDPSVQLQLVGIRALTVLGSLQGFLSPSDLELVVDHLIRLALHEEDSQSSEAAMEAAGSLAPIYPEVFSGRMVPRLGEELRSERDEERSLDLRSLRQRCLQALAAVSTHTSIVRETVPVLLQHLRQVQKGSEAGSAREVVSACQSLHRVALQCQQDAEGCWYFHQAAVPCLLATAVLAAMQGRRGAGAPAGTAAAPWGPAERCCCRPPAGAGTAGPAAPCQRQSCGGQRHVPFLLPSAESAHPLLGKALLEEDVLAAMVPVISAATTHLSPELAAQSVSHVVPLFLDGEVSFLPQNSFPCSFQPFAEGECLEAQRRLVALLMAFVCSLPRNVAIPQQERLLRELLALSCSCNCPFTATTAAKCFAGLVNKHPAGQQLDEILQLAVNRMEPGLAEGPRRVQALTLLLWVTKALVLRYHPLSSHLTDKLLGLLGDVELGPAAADGFSLLMAESPDVLHKGCHADVRIMFRQRFFTDNVPKLVQGFHGAGPDVKANYLKGLSHVLNHLPKPVLVTELPTLLSLLLEALSCSDRVVQLSTLSCLQPLLLEAPQIMSLHVDTLVTKFLSLTSSPAMAVRIAALRCAHALTSLPTIVLLPYKARVIRALAKPLDDKKRLVRKEAVAARGEWFLVGSPGR
- the MMS19 gene encoding MMS19 nucleotide excision repair protein homolog isoform X5, which gives rise to MAAAAGGAGAERLGGLVRDAAGGQQDGPAAEVAAGVKDGSWTVLQLVEALGSCLENADPRTRARGIQLLSQVLLECRSLLQEKEVLHLVLFYENRLQDHHLVIPSVLQGLRALSMCEVLAPGLAVSVLKAIFQEVHVQSLLQLDRHTVYSIITNFMVTREEGPFVEELFEVTSCYFPIDFTPPPNDPHGIQREDLILSLRAVLASTPQFAEFLLPLLIEKMDSDLQSAKLDSLQTLTACCAIYGQKELQEFLPSLWSSLRREVFQTASEKVEAECLTALHALSACLSRSVLSSDAEDLLDSFLSSILQDCRHHLCEPDMKLVWPSAKLLQAAAGASLRTYHRLTHSVLPLLLEQYTKHSQSSQRRTILEMLLGFLELQQKWGRVEEDESALLSLRAPVCSVVFSALTDPSVQLQLVGIRALTVLGSLQGFLSPSDLELVVDHLIRLALHEEDSQSSEAAMEAAGSLAPIYPEVFSGRMVPRLGEELRSERDEERSLDLRSLRQRCLQALAAVSTHTSIVRETVPVLLQHLRQVQKGSEAGSAREVVSACQSLHRVALQCQQDAEGCWYFHQAAVPCLLATAVLAAMQESAHPLLGKALLEEDVLAAMVPVISAATTHLSPELAAQSVSHVVPLFLDGEVSFLPQNSFPCSFQPFAEGECLEAQRRLVALLMAFVCSLPRNVAIPQQERLLRELLALSCSCNCPFTATTAAKCFAGLVNKHPAGQQLDEILQLAVNRMEPGLAEGPRRVQALTLLLWVTKALVLRYHPLSSHLTDKLLGLLGDVELGPAAADGFSLLMAESPDVLHKGCHADVRIMFRQRFFTDNVPKLVQGFHGAGPDVKANYLKGLSHVLNHLPKPVLVTELPTLLSLLLEALSCSDRVVQLSTLSCLQPLLLEAPQIMSLHVDTLVTKFLSLTSSPAMAVRIAALRCAHALTSLPTIVLLPYKARVIRALAKPLDDKKRLVRKEAVAARGEWFLVGSPGR
- the MMS19 gene encoding MMS19 nucleotide excision repair protein homolog isoform X4, which encodes MDGEKDPRNLLVAFQIVRDLIAKNYALGPFVEELFEVTSCYFPIDFTPPPNDPHGIQREDLILSLRAVLASTPQFAEFLLPLLIEKMDSDLQSAKLDSLQTLTACCAIYGQKELQEFLPSLWSSLRREVFQTASEKVEAECLTALHALSACLSRSVLSSDAEDLLDSFLSSILQDCRHHLCEPDMKLVWPSAKLLQAAAGASLRTYHRLTHSVLPLLLEQYTKHSQSSQRRTILEMLLGFLELQQKWGRVEEDESALLSLRAPVCSVVFSALTDPSVQLQLVGIRALTVLGSLQGFLSPSDLELVVDHLIRLALHEEDSQSSEAAMEAAGSLAPIYPEVFSGRMVPRLGEELRSERDEERSLDLRSLRQRCLQALAAVSTHTSIVRETVPVLLQHLRQVQKGSEAGSAREVVSACQSLHRVALQCQQDAEGCWYFHQAAVPCLLATAVLAAMQGRRGAGAPAGTAAAPWGPAERCCCRPPAGAGTAGPAAPCQRQSCGGQRHVPFLLPSAESAHPLLGKALLEEDVLAAMVPVISAATTHLSPELAAQSVSHVVPLFLDGEVSFLPQNSFPCSFQPFAEGECLEAQRRLVALLMAFVCSLPRNVAIPQQERLLRELLALSCSCNCPFTATTAAKCFAGLVNKHPAGQQLDEILQLAVNRMEPGLAEGPRRVQALTLLLWVTKALVLRYHPLSSHLTDKLLGLLGDVELGPAAADGFSLLMAESPDVLHKGCHADVRIMFRQRFFTDNVPKLVQGFHGAGPDVKANYLKGLSHVLNHLPKPVLVTELPTLLSLLLEALSCSDRVVQLSTLSCLQPLLLEAPQIMSLHVDTLVTKFLSLTSSPAMAVRIAALRCAHALTSLPTIVLLPYKARVIRALAKPLDDKKRLVRKEAVAARGEWFLVGSPGR